The following are encoded in a window of Castanea sativa cultivar Marrone di Chiusa Pesio chromosome 5, ASM4071231v1 genomic DNA:
- the LOC142636535 gene encoding magnesium transporter MRS2-1 has product MAELKERLLPPKPQSAINLRDAAYRSSASGRQPFQGMDVLGLKKRGQGLRSWIRVDASGNSQVIEVDKFTMMRRCDLPARDLRLLDPLFVYPSTILGREKAIVINLEQIRCIITADEVLLLNSLDSYVLQYVVELQRRLTTSGVGEVWQSDAADLSLRRGGRSFDNVFGSTSPDYLPFEFRALEVALEAACTFLDSQAAELEIEAYPLLDELTSKISTLNLERVRRLKSRLVALTRRVQKVRDEIEQLMDDDGDMAEMYLTEKKKRMETSFYGDQSVMGYRSTDGASISAPVSPVSSPPEARKLEKSLSIARSRYESMRSSESVTESIEELEMLLEAYFVVIDSTLNKLTSLKEYIDDTEDFINIQLDNVRNQLIQFELLLTTATFVVAIFGVVAGIFGMNFSIPLFDDPGAFKWVLLITGVTGAIIFSAFVWFFKYRRLMPL; this is encoded by the exons ATGGCGGAACTCAAAGAACGCCTGCTCCCTCCAAAACCTCAGTCAGCTATAAACCTTAGAGATGCAGCTTATCGATCTTCGGCCTCTGGCCGGCAACCTTTCCAAGGTATGGATGTTTTGGGCCTGAAAAAGCGGGGCCAAGGCCTTCGATCTTGGATTCGTGTTGATGCATCTGGGAATTCACAAGTCATTGAGGTTGACAAATTCACTATGATGCGGCGTTGTGACCTTCCTGCCCGTGATCTACGCCTGCTTGATCCCCTATTTGTTTACCCCTCAACGATTCTTGGTAGAGAGAAGGCTATTGTTATAAATTTGGAGCAGATTCGATGTATTATCACTGCCGATGAGGTTTTGCTATTGAATTCCCTAGATAGTTATGTGTTGCAATATGTGGTGGAGCTACAACGGCGATTGACGACAAGTGGTGTGGGTGAGGTCTGGCAGTCAGATGCTGCTGACTTGAGCCTACGGAGGGGAGGTAGAAGCTTCGACAATGTGTTTGGGAGCACATCACCAGACTATTTGCCTTTCGAGTTTAGGGCACTGGAAGTTGCTCTGGAGGCTGCTTGTACGTTTCTTGATTCTCAG GCAGCAGAATTAGAAATTGAAGCATATCCACTATTAGATGAACTTACATCAAAGATCAGTACACTAAATTTGGAACGTGTGCGTCGATTGAAAAGCAGGCTCGTTGCATTGACTCGGAGAGTTCAGAAG GTTAGGGATGAAATAGAGCAGCTCATGGATGATGATGGAGATATGGCTGAAATGTATCTTactgagaagaaaaagaggatgGAGACATCATTCTATGGTGATCAGTCTGTGATGGGATACAGATCAACTGATGGTGCATCTATTTCTGCTCCTGTTTCTCCTGTTTCTTCACCCCCTgaagctcggaagcttgagaaAAGCTTGAGCATTGCAAGGAGCCGATATGAGAGCATGAGGAGTTCAGAAAGTGTGACGGAAAGTATAGAGGAGCTTGAGATGTTGTTGGAAGCATATTTTGTTGTCATTGATAGCACCCTGAACAAGTTGACATCG TTGAAGGAGTACATTGATGACACAGAAGATTTCATCAACATTCAGctg GATAATGTTCGGAACCAGCTGATCCAATTTGAGCTGCTACTCACAACTGCAACATTTGTTGTTGCAATCTTTGGTGTGGTAGCGGGGATATTCGGTATGAATTTTTCAATACCATTATTTGATGACCCTGGTGCATTTAAGTGGGTCCTTCTAATTACTGGAGTTACTGGGGCCATCATATTTTCTGCATTTGTGTGGTTCTTCAAGTACAGAAGGCTCATGCCACTATAA
- the LOC142635084 gene encoding uncharacterized protein LOC142635084: MVTNTPASKCVWRAPPLEDYKLNFDAGVFLDQQCSGFRAIIRNSNGEVMAGMLAKGPYVHSSDEAEVMACRRAIEFSKDAGFSRLIIEGYSLNVMRALSDPTKNRPLLGHIYDDIKCNLRGM; this comes from the coding sequence ATGGTTACGAACACACCAGCAAGTAAATGTGTATGGCGAGCTCCACCTTTAGAGGACTATAAACTAAATTTTGATGCTGGTGTTTTCTTAGACCAGCAATGCTCGGGGTTTAGAGCAATTATTAGGAACTCAAATGGTGAGGTTATGGCAGGAATGTTAGCTAAGGGTCCCTATGTGCATAGCAGTGATGAGGCTGAGGTCATGGCGTGTCGAAGAGCTATTGAATTCTCCAAGGATGCAGGATTTTCTAGGTTGATCATTGAAGGATATAGTTTGAATGTTATGAGAGCTCTATCTGATCCTACGAAGAACAGACCACTGCTTGGCCATATTTATGATGATATCAAGTGCAACCTTAGAGGAATGTAG